The bacterium nucleotide sequence TTCCATCACGTTCGAGGAACCACGTCATCCCATTCTTTGCTTGACATTTGTACAGCACGCGGGAATCCCATTGCCCTTTGTTTTCAGTAAAGAAGAACGGTTTCGGAATGGGTGTAGATGTAGCAGGATTTTGCGAGCGATGGGAAGCAGAGAGAGCATCCGTAGCGATTGAGTAGATCGGTACACCGCAAAAAAGTACGAAGAGTAACCGAATAGCAAACATCCGCATCGCAACCTCCCGGAATCTTTGAAGTAATAGCAATGTACTAACAGTGGTTTTTTAGTCAAAGGGTTTTCCCATTGAAAGTAAACTCACGAAGAAAAGGGCGGCGACCAACCACCCCTACGATATGGGTTTGGAAACCCGCCCCAACAAAAATTGTTGGGCGAATTGCAGTTCGCCCCTACGGTACAGGTTTCGAAACCCGTAACCACCATCATGCATAACAGGCGGGCGTGGGAGCCCGCCCCTACTCAAAACAAAAGGGCGGCTGCCAGCCGCCCCTTCTATCGAATAATCTCAGTTATTTATCCGTGGTCATGACCTTTGTGGTCGTCTTTCTTCGCGCCTTTCTTCGGTGGCGTACCGGCTTTACCGGGAGCGCCTTTCGGGGCTTTTGGTGCCGGTGGGGTCTTCCACTCTTCCCCCTTCTTATTCAACATATCGAAGCTACCCTTCCATTGACCAAAAATGTCGGGGCGGTTATCGACTTTGAATAAGACTTGTTGATCGTTCGAGGGGTGTTTTGCAAAGACCACCGAATGACTTGAATTGTCCTTCAATGTGAAGTTGAATGTAACCAACGGTTCCGCAAACGATGCGATTCTGACCACACTATCGGGCGGGAAATCACCGATATTGAGTCGCACCAATCCGCTGATTACACCGGTGCGTACATTGTCGTCCGGCATAATCTTCTTGTTGCCAATATCGACCATCCACGTCGTATCGTCCTTTGCTAACGTCCAGCCGCCTTTATCAAACTTCGCAGTCACTGCAAGTAGCGAGTCGTCGGGAATATTAAAAATCCGGCGGTCGCGCCAATCGTCGGGACGTTTCACGAGGTAGGAGCGAATTGAACCCTTCACCAAATAGACATTTTTGTCGCCCGGTTTCCGCATGTGGGTATGCCGCCACGTCGCACCGAGTGATC carries:
- a CDS encoding DUF4340 domain-containing protein produces the protein MSNKTLIIIFGALAVILILLLMRDRRIERPDDVFLLVDTTKISEISIKQGTTTTLLKKEGGEWRMKQPVDWPVQAWAMTNMLNSIDTLEVEYIVTEDPTKYKDFEVDDEKGALITINTGKEKVEFVVGSLGATWRHTHMRKPGDKNVYLVKGSIRSYLVKRPDDWRDRRIFNIPDDSLLAVTAKFDKGGWTLAKDDTTWMVDIGNKKIMPDDNVRTGVISGLVRLNIGDFPPDSVVRIASFAEPLVTFNFTLKDNSSHSVVFAKHPSNDQQVLFKVDNRPDIFGQWKGSFDMLNKKGEEWKTPPAPKAPKGAPGKAGTPPKKGAKKDDHKGHDHG